From a single Thalassophryne amazonica chromosome 7, fThaAma1.1, whole genome shotgun sequence genomic region:
- the ebag9 gene encoding receptor-binding cancer antigen expressed on SiSo cells, whose translation MAISQFRLFKICTCLASLLSFIKRLICRSGRGRKLSGDQITLPTSVDFSSSVLKQAEIEEWSSWDEDAPTSIKIEGGNGNVASPPNDIDEEPDYFRDMAPTIRKMQKIVLKKREPLNFLVPDGSAGFSSRLAASQDMISFTPPSAELGEMETWQEDTNAWEDESDAAWEAEEVLRQQKLVEREKRSLEQQRKKMEKEVQRMMKKEQKIAVKLS comes from the exons ATGGCCATCAGTCAATTTCGTCTTTTCAAGATTTGCACGTGTCTAGCCAGCTTGCTTTCTTTCATTAAAAGGTTAATATGCAG GAGTGGGAGGGGCCGAAAGCTCAGTGGTGATCAAATAACGCTCCCAACATCAGTGGATTTTTCATCTTCTGTACTAAAACAG GCAGAGATTGAAGAATGGAGCTCTTGGGATGAAGATGCCCCAACGAGTATTAAGATTGAAGGTGGAAATGGAAACGTTGCTTCGCCCCCAAATGATATAGATGAGGAGCCAGACTACTTCAGAGACATGGCTCCAACAATCAGGAAAATGCAGAAG ATAGTGCTGAAGAAGAGAGAGCCTTTAAACTTCCTGGTCCCTGATGGCTCAGCAGGTTTCtccagcagactggctgcctctcAAGATATGATATCATTCACTCCACCCTCA GCTGAGCTGGGAGAAATGGAAACCTGGCAGGAGGACACAAACGCGTGGGAGGATGAGTCTGATGCTGCTTGGGAGGCAGAAGAGGTGCTCAG GCAACAGAAGCTGGTGGAGAGAGAAAAGCGGTCATTGGAGCAGCAGAGGAAGAAGATGGAGAAAGAGGTCCAGAGGATGATGAAGAAAGAGCAGAAGATCGCTGTCAAGCTTTCGTAA